In Blastococcus saxobsidens DD2, the genomic stretch GGTGTGCACTTCGCGCTCGTGCCGCCGGGCCAGGCCAAGTACGTGTACTGCCCGGCCGGCAAGGTGCTCGACGTGATCGTGGACATCCGAGTGGGCTCGCCCACCTTCGGGGTGCACGACTCGGTCCTGCTCGACAGCGAGCAGCCGCGGGCCGTCTACCTGTCCGAGGGCCTCGGGCATGCCTTCGTCTCGCTGGCCGACAACAGCTCCGTCACGTACCTGGTCTCCTCCGGCTACTCCCCCGGCCGGGAGTTCGGCATCCACCCGATGGACCCGGACCTGGCCCTGCCCTGGCCCACCGACATCGAGTTCGGGTTCTCCGCGAAGGACCAGGCGGCGCCGACGCTCGCCGAGGCCCGCGAGCAGGGTCTGCTGCCCACCATGGAGCAGTGCGCCGCGCGGTACGCGCAGCTGCGCACCGGCGGATGAGCGGTCAGATCGCGCGGTAGTCGGTCGGGGCGAACCGCGGCCCCCGCCGGGGGCGCCGCGCCCCGCCCGCCAGGATGAGCCGGACGACGCGCTGCCGGTGGCCCCGCCAGGGCTCGAGGAGCTCCAGCATCCCGGCGTCGTCGGTGGTGCGACGTCCGGTCAGCGCGAAGCCGACGATGTTCTTCAGGTGGTAGTCGCCGACGCTGACGGCATCGGGATCCCCGAACGTGCGCTGCACCACCTCGGCCGCCGTCCACTGCCCGATCCCGGGGATCGAGCACAGCCGGCGCTGGAGGGTGGCGGAGTCGACATCCTCGCCGGGCTCCAGCCGGTGGGCCACGGTGGCCACCGCGCGCAGGGCCCGCCGCCGGGCGCCGTCCAGCCCGCAGCGGTGCCACTCCCAGTCGGTGATCTCCAGCACCCGGAGCGCCGACGGGACGACCCGCAGGCCCGCCGGTGCCGGCCCGGGGGCAGGCTCCCCCGCCAGCCGGAGGAGCTCCCGCCACACCCGGTTGGCCTCCGCGACCGTGACCTTCTGCTCCAGGACGGCGGGCACCAGCGCGTCCCAGGTCCGACCGGTACCGCCGAGCCGGAGCCAGCGGATGCTGCGGTGCAGCTCGGCGACCGTCGGGTGGCGCCCCGGCTGGAACTCCTCGGGGCGGTCGTCGGCACCGAGCATCCGCGGCACCGCGGCGCCCGCATGCTCCGCCCCCGGCCCCCAGGCCGAGATGGTCACCCGCCCGGCGGTGACCGAGATCCGGACCGTGGCCGGGCCGGCGGGGGTGCTGGTGGTGCGCCACACCCCGTCCGCCGCCGTCTGCATCGCGGGGTCGCCGGCGCCGCGACGGTGCGGGGCGAGCGTCCGCGCCAGGTCGAGCGGCCAGCCGGGCACCCAGACCGTCGTGTAGTCCACGGTCCGGGTGCCCGGTGGAGTTGCCGTGCTCAGAAGATGCTCCGGAAGGATGTCAGCGGGGTGCCATGCGCAGCGCGCCGTCCATCCGGATGACCTCGCCGTTGAGGTAACCGTGCTCCACGATGCCGAGGGCCAGCCGGGCGAAGTCGTCGGGACGTCCGAGCCGCTTGGGGAAGGGTATGCCCGCCGACAGCGCCTGCCGTGCCTCCTCGGGCAGCGACCCCAGCAGGGGCGTGTCGACCAGCCCCGGGGCGATCGTGCACACGCGGACGCCGACGCTGGACAGATCGCGCGCGGCCGGCAGGGTCATGCCGACGATGCCGCCCTTGGAGGCGGCGTAGGCGGCCTGGCCGATCTGCCCGTCGTAGGCCGCGATCGACGCGGTGTTGACCACCACGCCGCGCTCGCCGTCCTCGCCCGCCTCGGTCGTCGCCATCGCCGCAGCCGCCAGCCGGAGCACGTTGAAGGTGCCCACCAGGTTCACCATGACCGTCCGGGTGAAGGCGCCCAGGTCGTGCGGCTCGCCGTTCCGGCCGACGGTGCGCTGGGCCCAGCCGATGCCGGCGCAGTTGATCGCGATCCGCAGCGGACGGTCCTTGGCCGTCGCCTCGGCGATCGCGGCCTGCACCGAGGCCTCGTCGGTCACGTCGGTGCGCACGAACGTGGTGTGCCCACCCAGCTCGGCGGCGAGCGCCTGACCGCGCTCCTCCTGCAGGTCGAGGACGGTGACGGCCGCGCCCCGGGCGGCCAGGGCGCGGGTGGTGGCCTCACCGAGCCCGGAGGCTCCTCCGGTGACCACGGCTGCGACGTCGAAGCTAGTCATGGGCGCAGCCAATCATGGCCGTCAGCTGTAGCGGCTCCCGTGTCCCGCCTCGACCGCCGCCAGCAGCTGCTTCACCCGCTCCGCGTCGGCCACCGGGCAGACCATCGTGACGTCGGCCGTGTGCACCACCACGCTGTCGCGCACCCCGATCAGCGCGACCAGGTGCTCGGGATCGTCGCTGAAGACGACGTTGCCGGCACTGTCCAGCAGCACCGCCATGCCGTGGACGGCGTTGCCGGCGCCGTCCCCGTCCAGGGTGTGGGCCAGCGCAGGCCACGACCCGACGTCCAGCCAGTCGACGTCGAGGTCGACGACGAGCACCCGGCCGGATCGGGCCGCCGGCTCCAGCACGGCGTAGTCGACGCTGATCTTCGGCAGCGTGGGGAACACCTCGGTCAGGACGGCCTCCCGGTCCGCCCCGGGTTCCGCCGCGACGACCCGGTCCAGCGCGTCGGCAGTCGGGGGCAGGTGCTCGCGCAGAGCGTCGAGGACGGTGCGCGCCCGCCAGACGAACATCCCGGAGTTCCACAGGTACTGCCCTGAGGCGAGGTACTGCTCGGCGGTGGCGAGGTCCGGCTTCTCCCGGAAGGAGGCCGCCTCGGCCACACCCGCCACCTCGGTGGCCGGGCCGCGCTGCACGTAGCCGAACCCGGTGGCCGGTGCGGTCGGCGTGATCCCGAGGGTGACCAGTGACCGGGGACGGACGGCCAGCGCGGCGTAGGCGGTCTCGAGGGCGGCCGCGAAGCGCTCCACCGGCCGGATGACGTGGTCGGCGCTGACGACGGCGAGCTCGGCCTCGGGGTCGGCCTCGGCCACCAGCGCTGCGGTCAGCCCGGCGGCGTTCGCGGTGTCCCGGGGAACCGGCTCCAGCACCAGGCGGTCGGCGGCCAGGTCGGGGAGCGCGCGCCGCACCTGCTCCGCGTAGCGCGCCGCCGTGCACACCCAGATCTGCTCCGGCGGCAGCACCGCGTGCAGTCGCCCGAAGGCCTCCTCGAGCAGGCTGTGCGCGCCGTCCGCGTCATCGGCGACGACGTCGAGCAGCTGCTTGGGACGGCCGGCCCGGGAGAGCGGCCACAGTCGTGTCCCCGACCCACCGGCCATGATCACCGCGTGCCGCACCCGTGACCTCCCGTCCGGTCCGTGCGGTCGTCTCCCGCGCTCATCGGCGGAACCGCCGACGGCGGGCCGGCAGGGCGGCCACGGTCATCTGCGGCTGGGCACCCTCGCCGACCCGGTTGCTCACGTAGGCCACCAGCATCCGGGCACCCAGGCCGGCACGGAGGGCGATCCGCAGCGGCAGATGGTGCCGGGCCGGGTACTGGCCGGCGAGGTAGCGGAGAGCGCTGGTGTGGTGCACCCGCTGCATGCGGTGCGGATCGCGGCGGGTGGCGTGCCCACCCTCGTGCTCCACCACTGCGGAGGGTGCGTAGACGTGCAGCCAACCGCGCTCGCCGAGGCGGGCGGCGAGATCGACGTCCTCGAAGTACATGAAGTAGCCGGGATCGAAGCCGCCGACGGAGTGGAACGCCTCGAGGTCGACCAGGAGGCAGGAGCCGGACAGCCAGCCGGCGGTCCGCTCGCGCGGGGCCTCCCGTTCCCGCCGGTACCGCGCGGTCCACGGGTTGGCCGGCCAGAGCCAGCCGAAGAGCGCATGCCCGGTCCCCGTGGACAGGGACGGGAGGTCGCGAGCGGAGGGATACAGCTGGCCGCCCGGGGTGCGGATCGCCGGTCCGACGGTCGCCGCCCGCGGCCAGCGGGCCGCCACGGCCAGGAGCTCGTCGACGGCACCCGGCTCGAACCGGATGTCGGGGTTGGCGACCACCGCCCAGCCCGAGCGCAGGTCGGCCAGGCCGGCATTGACGGCGGGGCCGTAGCCGACGTTGCCTCCGGTCGGCAGGACGCGGACGTGGGGGTACCGCGCGGCGGCCCGCTGCGGTGTGCCGTCCGTGGACCCGTTGTCGGCGAGCACCACCTCGACGGGCCGGGTGGTCGCAGCGGCCAGCGAGGTCAGGAAGCTGTCCAGGGAGGCCCCCGGCGAGTACGTGACCGCGACGATGCGTAGTGGCGCCTCAGCCTGTTCGGTGACCACGCCGGCGACCCTACGGTCCGGCGCCCCGCGCACGCTCACGACCCGGCCGCGCTCGCGTAGCTCCGCAGGTGCGCCTGGGCGCACGCCCTCCAGTCGAACTGCGCGGCCCGCTTCCGGGCCGCGGCCCCGAGCTCGGCGCGCCGTCCCGGTGAGCCGAGCAGCTCGCGCAGCGCGGTGGCGATGGCGGCGTGGTCCGGCTCGGTGTAGGCCACGGCATCCCCACCCACCTCCGGCAGCGACAGCCGGCGCGTGGTCAGCACGGGTGCGCCGCACGCCATCGCCTCCAGCACCGGCAGGCCGAACCCCTCCCCGGAGCTGGGATACGCGACCAGTTCGGCGTCCCCCAGGAGGCCCGAGAGCAGGTCGAGCGGGAGGTAGCCGGGGCGCAGCAGGGTCAGCTCCGCCGGCACCTCGGCAGCGGCGTGCTCGATCTCGTCGTCCCAGCCCCGCCCGCCGGCCAGGACGAGCGCCGGCGGGTCGTCCGTCCCGGCCACCGCCCGCACCCAGCCGCGGACCAGTGCAGCCGCGTTCTTCCGGGGTTCCAGCGTGCCCAGGAACGCCACGTAGCGGCCGCTCAGCCCCAGGTGCTCCCGCACGGCGGCGCGCTCGGCGTCGGTCGGCACGTGGAAGCGCCGAGGGTCCACGCCCAGGTGCGCCACGTCGATCCGGTCGGCCCGGGCTCCGGCGACACGCACCAGCTCGTCCCGCGTCGCCGCCGAGGGAGTCACGCAGCGCCGTGCCCGACGCAACGACACACGGGTCCAGGTGCGGAAGAAGGTGCGCTTGACCGTCAGGTGGACGTCCGGGTGGGTGAAGAAGGTCGCGTCGTGCAGCGTCGTCACGACGGGGACGCCGACGGCCAAGGGCATCGTGTAGTGCGGGCTGTGCAGCACGTCGGCTCCGCTGCGCCGGACGAGGGCCGGCAGGCCCGTCTGCTCCCAGGCGAACCGCACCGCCGGCCGGGCGGCCGCGGCCGGTGCGGCCAGCAGGTCGACGCCTGGCAGCAGCGCGCGGTAGTGCGACAGGTCGTGCGCCTGCACCACGACGGCCAGGTCGGCGCCCTCCGCGAGCAGGGCCGGCAGGAGCTCGTCGACGTAGCGGCCGACACCCCCGCGGTCCGGGGGGACGGCGGTCGCGTCGACCACGACGCGGGGCTGGTCGATCAGGAGGGCTCCCCGGGACGGCGGGACGGCGGGACGGCCTCCGACCCTACGAGGCGGGTCACGCACCGGCCCGCCGATAGGATGCTCCCATGCGCGGCATCATCCTGGCGGGCGGAAGCGGCACCCGGCTCTACCCGATCACGAAGGCCATCAGCAAGCAGCTGATGCCGATCTACGACAAGCCGATGGTCTACTACCCGCTCTCCCTGCTGATGAATGCCGGGATCCGCGAGGTCCTGGTCATCACCACGCCCGACGACCAGGCGGGCTTCCAGCGGCTGCTCGGCGACGGCTCCGATCTCGGCATCGAGATCAGCTACGCCGTCCAGCCCCGCCCCGAGGGGCTCGCCCAGGCGTTCGTCATCGGCGCGGACTTCATCGGCGACCAGCCCGTGGCGCTGGTGCTCGGCGACAACATCTTCTACGGCACCGGCCTCGGCGAGAGTCTGCGTGCCAACACCGACCCGACCGGCGGACACGTCTTCGCGTACCACGTGTCCAACCCGACCGAGTACGGCGTCGTGGAGTTCGACGACAGCGGCCGGGTCATCTCCATCGAGGAGAAGCCGGTGAAGCCGAAGAGCGCCTACGCGGTGCCCGGCCTCTACTTCTACGACAACCAGGTCGTGAAGATCGCGGCCGACGTCCGACCCAGCGCCCGCGGCGAACTCGAGATCACCGCGATCAACGACGAGTACCTCCGCCGCGGTCAGCTCACCGTCACGGTGCTCGAGCGGGGCACCGCGTGGCTCGACACCGGCACGCACGCCTCGATGATGCAGGCAGCCGAGTTCGTCCGGGTCGTGGAGGAACGGCAGGGCTGGAAGATCGGCTGCATCGAGGAGGTCGCCTGGCGCCGGGGGTTCATCGACGACGCCCAGTTGACGGCTCTGGCCGGGCCGCTGAAGAAGAGCGGGTACGGCGACTACCTGCTGGGGCTGCTCAACGAGGTCCGCCCGAACCGCTGACCGCCCGGCCGCCGACGCGACCGGCACGCGAGGTCAGACCAGGCGACGGAAGATCTCGGCGTACCCGGCCGCGCACCGTGCCCACGAGTACTGGCCGGCGCGGGCCTCGCCCCGCCGCAGGAGCTGCGTCCGGAGCCCGGCGTCCGTGCAGACCTGGCGGAGTGCGTCGGCCAGGCTCTCGGCGTCGCCGGTCTCCGCGGCCAGCACGGCGTCGCCACCGACCTCGAGCAACGCGGGATCGCGGGACGTCACGACCGGCACGCCGGCCGCCATGCCCTCGACCACCGGCAGCCCGAACCCTTCGGCACGGCTCGGCACCGCGAGCACCGTGGCCGCCGCCAGGACCACCGCGAGGTCGTCGTCGTCGACGCGCCCGAGCAGCCGGACGCGCTCCGGCGCGAGCCCCTCCCCCGCGGCCAGCTGCACCGGGTCGACACCGCCCCAGCCGGCCGCACCGACCAGCACCAGCGGCAGGTCCGGCCCCGACGGTGACGCCAGTGCCCGCATCAGCACGTCGAGCCCCTTCCGCGGTTCCAGCGTGGCGAGGCTCAGCACGTATCCGTCGGCCGGCAGGCCCAGCGCCGCGGCCCGCGTCGCGATGTCGCCGGGCACCGGCAGCGGGGTCACGCCGAGCGGAACCACCTCCGGCGACCTGCGGAGCCGCAGATGCCGGGCGAGGGCTGCCGCCGTCGCCGCGCTCGGCGTGACGATGGCGTCCGCGTGCGCCACGGCCCGCTCCGCCATCGCCCGGTGCCAGCGGACCCCGCGCGGGGTCAAGGTCTCCGGATGGGTCCACGGCACCGCGTCGTGGATGGTCACGACCAGGGGCCGCCCTCGGCGAGGGGGCAGCTGCAACGTGGGGGCGTGCACGAGATCCACGCCCCGGGGCGCAGGTCCGACGCCCCGCTCCCACGCCAGGGTCAGCGCCCGGCGGGGCAGCGCCAGGCGGTGCGGACCGCGGACCCCCGGGATCCGCGCGGCCGCGACGTCCCGGTGCCGGGCGGTCCACCCGGTGATCTCGATCGACGGATCCGCGCCCAGAGCCGCAGCCAGTTGCACGGCGAACCGGCCGGTCCCGCCGGGAACGGGGGCCAGCGCCTGCTCGAGGACCATGCCGACTCGCACGGGGGTCACCCTAGAGCGGCGCCGGGCAGGGGGCTGCCGGCCGCACGGACGTCACCTCGTCGTCGGGGGCCCCGCGGGGGGGACTCCGGACGGGGCGCCGACCGCGGCGCCCTCCGGAACAGGGCCACCCAGCCGACGCGCCCACGCGCCGCCGGCGGCCGCCCAGATGACGTCGCCCAGCAATTGGCCTACCCGGCTGAACACCACCACCGCCGTGGCCGGGCCACCGGCGAGCACCGGCGCGAGGACGGAGTAGAGCGCGAGCTCCCGCACGCCGAGACCGGCGGGCGCGGCCACGACCAGGACCGCCGCCGCCACGAAGCCCACGGTCCACGCCAGGGCGAAGCCGCCGACGGAGAGGACCGCCGCCTGCCAGGACGCACCGGCCAGCGGGGCCACCAGGAGGAACAACGCTGCGCCGTACGCGATCCACGCGACCGCCAGCGCCGCCAGGGCGGGCAGCAGCGCCGACCAGGGCAACCGCCCAGGCGGCGTCCCGCGCCCGGTCACGCGGTGCAGCCGGGCGAGCGACGCGTGCACGACCCGCGGATGCAGGAGCACCAGGAACACCGGGATCACCCAGGGGAGCCAGCCGAAGCGCTCCTCGATCGTCCGGTCGCCGACCAGCGGGAGGGTCGCCGCGGCCACGACCGCCCCGGTCGCGCAGTGCAGGAGCACGAAGAGCACCCCGGCGGTCGCGCTGCGGGACGCGGGGACGCCGTGGGCGCGTCCGATCCGGGCCTGGGCGACATAGGGCCAGACGCTCCCGGGCAGGTACTTGCCGAGCTGGGCGACGAAGAAGATCCCGGCGGCCGCCCCCGACCGCAGCGGGCTGCCGAGGCCGGCGAGGAGCATCCGCCACGCCACCCCGGTGGCCCCCAGGCCGACGACCGTCGCGGCGACGGAACCGAGAACCCCCCAGGGGCCGATCGCCGCCATGGCGTCACGGACGGCGTCCCACTGCCGCGCGACCTGCCAGGTGATGACGCCGACCACGCCACCGATGAACAGCCACCGGAGCGCCGCGACGACGACCCTGGACCGCTTCACCTGGCCGTCACTCCGCCCCGTCGACGGTCAGCGGCCTCATGCGCCCGCATCCGGTGGAACCCGCCGTCACACACGTCCTCCCCGCGGGGTGCGACGTGCCGCTCGCATCGCGGTGAGCGGATCGGAGGTCACAGTGGGTTAGCTTAGGCGCAGCCTCGGGCCTCCGTCGGGACCTCGCGCGAGCGTGCAACGCCACGCACATCCCACGGGGCGTCCGGCATCCCTGACGAGTCCAGGCGCCCGCGGGCGGCGGACGAACCATGGCTGGCGATTCGGAGGTCGGCGTGCCCATCGCACCGGTCCGTGAGACGGACCGCTCCCACGCGGCTCTGCGGCCGTGGGCGTCGCGGCTGCTCACCTCCGCGATGGTCCTGTCGGCCGTGGCCTTCGTGGTCATGACGGTGGGCAGCTCGCTGGTGGGCTCGACCTCCTTCTACGGCGGCGGGGAACTCGTCAACCACAAGCCCTGGCTGGCATACGGCCAGGAGCCGATCGAGGTCACCAACAACACCATCGGTGACACCATCGACTACTTCATCCCCGGCCGCAGCGACATGGTCGACCGCGTCCGGGCGGGCGACTGGCCGGGCTGGAACCCGCTGCAGGGCGCTGGAGCCGCGCTGGCCAGCGTGCCGTCCTACGGACTCCTGGCGCCCCCCGGACTGGCCTGGTGGGTGCTGCCGCACAGCCTGGCCCCGGGCTGGGAGAAGCTGACGATCCTGGTGCTGGCCACCGCCGGGACAGCACTGTTCCTGCGGCGGCTGGGCCTGACCCGGCACGCCGCCTGGCTGGGCGGGATGGTCTACGCCGGCAGTGGGTTCATGATCGCGTGGACCAACTGGCCTCAGGCGGGCGTCGCCTCGATGCTCCCGTGGCTGCTCTGGTCGGTCGAGCGCGCGCTGCAACTGCGCACGTGGCGAGCGCAGGTTCCGGTGGCTCTCAGCGTGGGGGCCCTGCTGCTCGGCGGCTTCCCGGCGGTCACGGGACACGGGCTGTACCTCGCGGGCGGATTCGCACTGCTGCGCATCGCGACCCGGCGGATCGACGGTGCGGAGCGGCTGGGGGCAGCGCTCGTCGACGGCGGCAGGCTCCTCCTCGCCGTCGGCACCGGCGTGCTGCTGGCGGGCGTGCAACTGGCCCACTTCGTGTACACGTTCCTCGATCTGGACACCGAGTACCGGTCCGACTCGTTCAACCGGCTGATCCCGCTGCGGATGGCGCTCACCGCCCTGTTCCCCAACGTGTGGGGCACCCGTGGGGGGGAGGGCTTCTACGCCGGGAGCGGGACGAACCCCATCGGGGCGAATGCCTACGTCGGCGCCGCCGCCGCCGTGCTCGTCGCGGTGGCGCTCACGGTGCGGCCGGGTCGCAGGGTCCCGAGGGGGGCGCGCACGTACTTCGCCCTCGTCGTCGTCGGTGGCGTGCTGCTCGTCTACGTGCAGGGCCCGCTGCTCCAATGGGTGGGCACACTGCCGATCTTCGCCGGCAATCCGATCGGCAGGCTCGTGGCCGTGGTGCTGCTCGCCGCTGCGGTGCTCGCCGGACTCGGGTTCGACGCCGTGCTCCGGGATTCCGCTGCACCCGGCCCGGGGCGGCGACGGGCCTTGCTCGGCGGGATGGTCGCGGTGCTCGCCGTGGTCGGCGCGACCGGTGCGTGGGCGTACCGCCAGACGGCCGGCCCTCTCGACCCGGCGGGCCAGCGAGTCATCCTCGCCGTCGCGGTCGCCGCGACGGTCCTGACCGTGGCCGCGGTCCTCGTCGCCACGTTCGGGCCGACCTGGGGGAAGGCGGCCCTGGCCGTGGTCCCCCTGGCCGTCGCCGCCCAGGCGGTCACCGCCGCCCAGCCGATGTGGGCGCAGGTCGACCGGGAGGCATTCTACCCGACGACCCCGGTGCACGAGTTCCTGCTCGACCACCAGGGCAGCAACCGGATCGCCGTCACAGGAGGCACCATGGTCAGTGGCCCGACGGCGTACTACGGCCTGCGCACGGCACCGGGGCACGTCTTCTCGAAGCCCGAGTTCAACGATCTCCGGCGGGCCGCCTGCGAACCGTGCCTGATGACCGCCACCAACTGGGTGCTGCCCCGGGAGACCGACCTGGGCATCTGGCAGTCACCCATCCTGGACCGGATGGGCGCGCAGTACGTGACGGTCGACCCGGACCAGCAGATCCCCGGCCGGCCGGAGCCCGTCCTCGTCGGGGACCGGGAGGTCACCGTCCCCCGGGGTGACCAGCCACCCCTCAGCGTCGAGATCCCCGGTGGACCGCTGCGCGGTGTGGTCCTGGACTTCCGGAGCGGTCCCCCCGTGCCCTCGGACGGGCACCTGATCGCGCGCGTGCTCGACGAGAACGGCCGCCTGCTGACCGAGACACGACGATTCGTCCAGTACCCCAGGTCACCGTCGCCCTTGAGCGTTCCCCTGGTGGGCGAGTCCCTCCCCCAGGGGGACGAGTTCACCATCGAGTTGTCCTGGGCCGGCACGGGTGACGCCCCTCGCCTGGCGGCCGACGCCGCGGGGCGTCCCGCCGTGACCGTCATCCGTCCGGAGGACGACAGCCTGCGGATGGTGCACGCCGAGGGGGCGGTCATCTGGGAACGCCTCGAGGTGATCCCGCGTGTCCACTGGGCCTCCTCCGCCGAGGTGATCGCCTCCCCCGCCGACCGGATCGATGCCATGGCTGCGGGGACGCTGCCCGCGGACACGGTGGTCCTCGATCGCCCGGGGCCGCCCGCCGAGGGCGGTCCCGCGACGGTCGAGGTGCTCGAGGACAGCGGGGACCGGGTCAGTGTCCGCGTGGACGCCGACAGCGCGGGCTACCTCGTCCTGGCCGAGTCGGTGCAGGTGGACTGGACGGCGACGGTCGACGGAGCGGAGGTGGACATCGTGGCCGCCGACCACGCCTTCGGAGCCGTGCACGTGCCGGCCGGGCGCCACGACGTCACCTTCACCTACACCCCGCGGGGCGCGACCGCGGGGCTGATCGCCACCGGTGTCGGCACAGCGCTGGTGGTCCTCGCCCTGCTGCTCCCCACCCGGATGCGGAGAGACGCCATCCGGCTCCGAGACCCGCGCCGTCCCGGCCCACGTGGTGGGACGGCGTGACGGCCGCTGGCTGCCCGCCCGTCCAGCGAGCCCGGGCACGTGCCCTACCGTGGTCGGCGACCGATCCCGGACCCGACAGGAACGCAGGGGCATGCTTCGAGAGACGTACGTAGGCGGCTGGCGGCTGGCTCGCCGCGCGGCCGAGCGGACCGGACTGCTGGCGCGACTGGACCGCTCGGAGAACGGCCTCGCTCGGCACGCCCGCTCGCTCTTCGCCATCCACGACGTCGGTGATCTGAGCCAGCTCGACCTGCCCTGGTGGACCTACCCGGCCATCGCCGACGTCGAGGCGGCGCTGGCGGCCAGCGACGGGAAGGCCCGGGTCTTCGAGTACGGCTCGGGCGCCTCGTCGGTGTGGCTGGGACGGCGGGCCGGCGAGGTCCACTCCGTGGAGCACAGCGGGGAGTTCGTCGAGTTCCTGGGTTCCGCCCTCGCCGAGGTGCCGAACGTCCGTCTCCGTCATGTCGCCGCAGCACAGCGGGGTCCCGACGCGCGTGTCCCGTCGCAGCGGCACGGGCACGAGGGCCTGGATTTCGCCGAGTACGTGTCCAGCATCGACGTCGTCGGCGGCCCGTTCGACGTCATCGTGATCGACGGGCGGGCACGCGCTGCCTGCCTGCGTCAGGCGATCCCGCATCTGGCGCACGACGGGCTGGTCGTGTTCGACAACAGCAACCGGGTCCGGTACCGAGAGGCGATCCTGACCAGCGGTCTCGCCGCGACCCGGTACCGCGGCTGGGTTCCCAGCCTGCCCTACCAGTCCGAGACGACGATCCTGCGGCACCGCTGAAGGCGGGTCACCCGCACGATGTCAGGTCTCGCCCCGGGAGCGGACGATGAGGTCCGCCAGGAGGGCGAGCGTGAAGATCAGCAGGCCGCTGATGAAGAGCAGCACGGCGTTCGTGGTGATGCCGAAGTTGTACCGGATCACGTCGATCACGCCCTTGACGAACGACAATCCGAGCAGCGTCAGCGCGATCGGCATCAGGACCTTGATGGGGTTGAAGTACATGACCATCCGCAGGACCTGCAGGATGTAGCGGTAGGCGTCCTTGACGAAGTGGAACTTGGACCGGCCGGCCCGCTTGGCGTAGTCGATCGGCAGGTAGTCCACCGGGTGCTGGTTGGACAGGAACGACATGGTGATCGTCGTGACGCAGCTGAACCCGGGCGGCAGCAGGCGCAGGTAGGGCAACGACACGTCCCGCCGGAACGCCCGGAGTCCGGAGTTGAGGTCGGGGATCTTGGTCGAGGACAGCCTCTCCGCGACCTTCCGGATCACCCACTTGGCGGGGACGCGGAGGAACTTGTGCGTCCCTTCCTCGGTGGTGCGCGCACCGACGACCTGGTCCACGCCGAGGTTCTCCTCGAGGTACCGGACGAACTCGGGGATCCGCTCGTTCGGGTACGTCATGTCCGCGTCGGTCCAGACGACGATGCGCCCGAAGGCCTCGCGGGTCCCGATCCGTCGGGCGGTGCCCGAGCCGCCGTTGGTGCGGAACGGCATCAACCGCATGTGCGGGTAGGAGGACAGAGCGGCCTGGAGCACCTGCAGCGTGTCGTCCGTCGACTTG encodes the following:
- a CDS encoding glycosyltransferase family 2 protein translates to MVTEQAEAPLRIVAVTYSPGASLDSFLTSLAAATTRPVEVVLADNGSTDGTPQRAAARYPHVRVLPTGGNVGYGPAVNAGLADLRSGWAVVANPDIRFEPGAVDELLAVAARWPRAATVGPAIRTPGGQLYPSARDLPSLSTGTGHALFGWLWPANPWTARYRREREAPRERTAGWLSGSCLLVDLEAFHSVGGFDPGYFMYFEDVDLAARLGERGWLHVYAPSAVVEHEGGHATRRDPHRMQRVHHTSALRYLAGQYPARHHLPLRIALRAGLGARMLVAYVSNRVGEGAQPQMTVAALPARRRRFRR
- the rfbA gene encoding glucose-1-phosphate thymidylyltransferase RfbA; amino-acid sequence: MRGIILAGGSGTRLYPITKAISKQLMPIYDKPMVYYPLSLLMNAGIREVLVITTPDDQAGFQRLLGDGSDLGIEISYAVQPRPEGLAQAFVIGADFIGDQPVALVLGDNIFYGTGLGESLRANTDPTGGHVFAYHVSNPTEYGVVEFDDSGRVISIEEKPVKPKSAYAVPGLYFYDNQVVKIAADVRPSARGELEITAINDEYLRRGQLTVTVLERGTAWLDTGTHASMMQAAEFVRVVEERQGWKIGCIEEVAWRRGFIDDAQLTALAGPLKKSGYGDYLLGLLNEVRPNR
- a CDS encoding glycosyltransferase family 4 protein; the encoded protein is MVDATAVPPDRGGVGRYVDELLPALLAEGADLAVVVQAHDLSHYRALLPGVDLLAAPAAAARPAVRFAWEQTGLPALVRRSGADVLHSPHYTMPLAVGVPVVTTLHDATFFTHPDVHLTVKRTFFRTWTRVSLRRARRCVTPSAATRDELVRVAGARADRIDVAHLGVDPRRFHVPTDAERAAVREHLGLSGRYVAFLGTLEPRKNAAALVRGWVRAVAGTDDPPALVLAGGRGWDDEIEHAAAEVPAELTLLRPGYLPLDLLSGLLGDAELVAYPSSGEGFGLPVLEAMACGAPVLTTRRLSLPEVGGDAVAYTEPDHAAIATALRELLGSPGRRAELGAAARKRAAQFDWRACAQAHLRSYASAAGS
- a CDS encoding SDR family NAD(P)-dependent oxidoreductase — encoded protein: MTSFDVAAVVTGGASGLGEATTRALAARGAAVTVLDLQEERGQALAAELGGHTTFVRTDVTDEASVQAAIAEATAKDRPLRIAINCAGIGWAQRTVGRNGEPHDLGAFTRTVMVNLVGTFNVLRLAAAAMATTEAGEDGERGVVVNTASIAAYDGQIGQAAYAASKGGIVGMTLPAARDLSSVGVRVCTIAPGLVDTPLLGSLPEEARQALSAGIPFPKRLGRPDDFARLALGIVEHGYLNGEVIRMDGALRMAPR
- a CDS encoding DNA-3-methyladenine glycosylase family protein, which produces MDYTTVWVPGWPLDLARTLAPHRRGAGDPAMQTAADGVWRTTSTPAGPATVRISVTAGRVTISAWGPGAEHAGAAVPRMLGADDRPEEFQPGRHPTVAELHRSIRWLRLGGTGRTWDALVPAVLEQKVTVAEANRVWRELLRLAGEPAPGPAPAGLRVVPSALRVLEITDWEWHRCGLDGARRRALRAVATVAHRLEPGEDVDSATLQRRLCSIPGIGQWTAAEVVQRTFGDPDAVSVGDYHLKNIVGFALTGRRTTDDAGMLELLEPWRGHRQRVVRLILAGGARRPRRGPRFAPTDYRAI
- a CDS encoding dTDP-4-dehydrorhamnose 3,5-epimerase family protein, which produces MEIRELAVPDSYALDLVPHGDSRGRFTEWYRADVLAGATGFGLPLAQANHSVSARGVLRGVHFALVPPGQAKYVYCPAGKVLDVIVDIRVGSPTFGVHDSVLLDSEQPRAVYLSEGLGHAFVSLADNSSVTYLVSSGYSPGREFGIHPMDPDLALPWPTDIEFGFSAKDQAAPTLAEAREQGLLPTMEQCAARYAQLRTGG
- a CDS encoding mannose-1-phosphate guanylyltransferase, with protein sequence MRHAVIMAGGSGTRLWPLSRAGRPKQLLDVVADDADGAHSLLEEAFGRLHAVLPPEQIWVCTAARYAEQVRRALPDLAADRLVLEPVPRDTANAAGLTAALVAEADPEAELAVVSADHVIRPVERFAAALETAYAALAVRPRSLVTLGITPTAPATGFGYVQRGPATEVAGVAEAASFREKPDLATAEQYLASGQYLWNSGMFVWRARTVLDALREHLPPTADALDRVVAAEPGADREAVLTEVFPTLPKISVDYAVLEPAARSGRVLVVDLDVDWLDVGSWPALAHTLDGDGAGNAVHGMAVLLDSAGNVVFSDDPEHLVALIGVRDSVVVHTADVTMVCPVADAERVKQLLAAVEAGHGSRYS